GACTCTTACTAGACAACGGAGCCAACGTCAACGCCGAGGATAGCGAAAAATGGACGCCATTACACGCAGCAGCGACATGTGGCAACCTCAACCTCGTACGAATACTTATACAGCGTGGAGCGAATTTACTAGCGGTCAATGGTGATGGGAACATGCCGTACGACATCTGTGAGGAGGAACGAACGCTGGACGCGATCGAGAGCGAGATGGCGGCGAGGGGCGTCACCCAGCGACTGATAGATGACACTCGAGCCTCTACTGAGATGAAGATGCTGAGGGATGTTGATGATCTAGTTAAGGGTGGGATGGATTTGGATGAGCCGAGGGATAGTCAGGGTGCCACGCTTGTAAGTATTTGTCAAGCCGAAAGTCAGTTACTTAATAgtcagtttatattttataatgttcagAAAATTTAGAAcactaagtttttaatttttgccttGTTTTcgtgttataataattaatatagacATAACTCACatccttaataaaaaaagcgTGTGTGTTCGAGTAATACAGTTCATGTTGCTAACTGCCAAAGAGTACGACGTTGGgtgcgggtttgatccccacaAGTGATACCACAATAAAGAACActtgtatttgatatttttacttacACATTGATAATTTACTGTAGCATTATCcaaatttcatttgtttcagtTACACATAGCTTCGGCAAACGGTTACATAAAGGTTGTGGAGTATCTCCTAGAACACCGAGCGTCGACCGACGTCGTGGACCATGATATGTGGCAACCGGTCCACGCGGCCGCTTGCTGGGGACATGTACGTAATACGATATAAAACACTTAAATTTGATAATGGCAAGGAGAAGAGACcctaccgccacgtcttaaagcaatattattgttGTGTGAAAAACAGACGTTGCTCTAAGCTCTgtgtgcgctgtcacgcttccaaaaccataataacattattttgagaCGTGGTGGTAGATACTCTGAATGAAGATCAAACATTAAATGGATTTTGAGATGTTGATTTTTGTCTCCCATAGCTGTTACTAATTAGAAAAGACCCATGATGCGTCAAGTTCATTGTGAGGACTTGTTTCTCATTTTAAAACAGACTTTACTTTATAATCGTGCCAAGCTATACTTTCACTAAATGGTATGAAAGAGCAATGCTGACGACGAATCGGGTAAACAACATCACACAAAATCAttccattttatatattaaattaccaAATGACTACCTAAAAATTTAGTGTCACTTAAAAGACAAATAGGTAAATGTTAGTAAGTAACAATGGAATATACATTTGATTTATTGTCAAACATTActttaatgtataatatatgcAAAACTAATAGCAAGTAATGAAACATAACGGtaaagtaaatatgtttttgttgcagTTAGAAGTGTTGGAGTTATTAGTACAATACGGAGCTGATCTCAACGTCAGGAACAAACATGATGAGACGCCGGCAGGTAATAACTTTCTGTATGCTTTGTAAAGAAAGAAACATAGTGGAGGAAATTATGATTGTGGGTTATAAAGTAGAGAAGAGTTTGTGCCCAAAGTAGTATTACAAATGTAACTCATATTTAAGTCAGCAAAATGTCGAAACtacaaatgtcaaaattataaagatatagTAGCCTGTACATGCAGCGCAAGGAAATGtaaggttataaataaatacataaattacactaTATAATCGTCGTTCATCGATAGGTGGCGCTGAtttcaatttcagttttttttttctgtatagcATTTGTCCTTGATAAACTATAAACAtttgaatcaaattaaatatgaaatgaattttCGATTGACATAGAATGCAGTTTTTGTTTATACGAACACTAAGCCGTTACACACTGTAGtgcgttaattaaaaaaaatactattgattttcttgaaaattgattaatttggAAACGTCCCCCCCAGACATCTGCGAGGAGGGCGAGGTCCGCGCGCGCATCGTGCGGCTGGCGGCCGACCAGGAGGAGCTGCGCCGCCACGCCGCCGCCGGCCGTCTGCGCACTGCGCGCCGCTCCTCCAGCTCCGCCAGCACCAGCCGGTATGCTACACTACCGAACTCCTATACAAACACCATCATCTACACCAAACTAAATTACACCTATACATAGAACAAACAGAAGtactcatcacaaaaacatttgtccctGGGTTTAAATCGAAACTACAGCCTTATAACCTAATATAACACAGTCAGCCAGTCTAACTCCATACTACTAAGTATTATCCCTATATAGCTATCTACGAATCACAATAACATCAACGGTGCGATAATTTCAATTATCGTCCGAATACATAAAGTTTTGAAGCAAATGAAGTTCTGCGGAAATCATATACAAACGATACGAATACTGTCGAAAAGATAACTAAAGTCCCTTagtaacacaattattatatatGCACGACGTATTTCATTGTTTATCTCCCTTATTCCcactatttcttatttaaataaaaccatttttgcgctatttttcttttcccaaatatacagtttttttataaagtaaaacataTCCTTGAAGCACAATTTGCTCAGCAGGGTCCGGTCGGTGCGGCGTACATCTCTACGCGAGAAGCAGCTCACAGCGAAAGCAGACGTGCGCGGCGAAGCCCGGCTTAGAGAAACCTTCGACTCAGCCGTCGACGACGAGTTGCAGGTAACAATATATATGTCTATATTCTAACATCTATATCTAACAGCAATCACTAGTCAATTATACAgaataatataagaaatacAGGGTATAGAAGAAGTAGCATTtgagatttcaaataaatttcacatCGTTGGTGGATACACCCCATTGGTGCAGGTGTTATAAGAAAAGATAAACAATCTTTGTATGTCTTttcaccaagattgtttacctctTTTTGAGTACCTAAAGAAATGGGGTATAAGCAGCACAACTAAACATGAATGGTAAAATGTTTGTTCGCTTTTGGAGCTGAAAGATACAGAGTTTTATTTGGCTTTTTCCATCTTTGCGTACGGTAAGTCTTAGAGATAAGAGAACTTTACACGAAATTCAAGAAAATCTGCCAATCGGGGAATACAAAATTGTAACTCATTATTAAAGGACTACATTACAAAACAacatacttgaaaaaaaaaatgaatttccaTGCACAGAaacgtaattttaaatacaacagGACTCCGCCGAAACACGTATAAATCCCAATTAACATGAGCAATTATCTCAAAACGAATTACATTTCCAATTACTGTaacattattacttatttaattatacaaaaaatatcataatcaaCCTTTATCAGCCACAATTATGTAGCCGCATAATAACGCGCCACGCAACATTGAACAAATGCCATTAGTATTACCATAATGAGTACTGGGGGCCTACCATCGGCTCTAGTAATTGTACTGCAGTTGAGTAAGCGTGATAGCGCACTTCAAGacgtatagcggcatctcgcttcaacaaaGACAAAAGAACTTGTAGAAGTGATGGTAGGCCTCCGATCTCGTGTTCAGAACAATTTAAATAGCGACGTCATTGCCCGTCCAAATTAATATTCCGCTTTCAACTTTCGCgaaggaaaaaatatgaaaaaccaACCGTTGGCGTTTAAcgcgtaaaatattaatacccATTGCGTTTGATACGCGCACGTTCCGTACATAACACGTACCTAACTTACCGAACAATTTCGTAAGTATATCCTCCGACGCGTAGATTTCTAGCAATTCTTAAGCACTTAACTATGcataattgtttttgttctggaaattagttattaaattttatattgccGATGATTTTTGATATTACACATTACCAATTTACATGAACATTTAATCTAATTTGGAAAACTTTGCAGTCTTACTGCGGGATTACGGATTCTCTTCCCTTTCATTAATatgctttaattattatttcctatAATTACCTCCATAAAGAAATGGAACGataactaattaaattgtattccGCATCCTACAAAAATCAACTACTCAAACTATTGCCGCTTACAAAATAAGTGTAATTACCAAAactaattcataattataaagctGTGTGTTGTTCGCGGAACCCAAAAGGCCTGTGTTTAAGTGTGAAAGGGAAACTGGCGACACAACACGTTATACGCATTGTTAATGGACTCGGTTTCGCGTGATATTGTGTAACTGTTACCGTTTGCTGTTTATCTGTGTAAcgatcttttttatattttagttatttaaatattaatgttgtagATAACATCTATAACTGCAGTACGTTTTGTCATTTTCACAATGCAAGGAAAATGATGTTTCTACTGCaaaatattgtaacataaatgtaattattttatataaaaaggccATTTGAGTAGGAACAAGTTCATCTCATTACAGAAAAGTAGGTATTATCTAAAAGAACGTGTTAATTCACtcatttgattttcattttaaatcagTGATTTGGGATTGAACAAACCTACTTGACTAAACTACACTAATTTTAAGAAATCACCtctaagtacttatttatatttaaagccaaatgtatttaaataaatcaaatcgtAATTGCCTCTCACAGTATGTAATCCAGCAACTTCATCTGAATAAAAGTGGAAAATCTAATCTTTAATTTCAAACCAGAATGCGTTAATGAAAGCGTTACTGTATTTCATTGCTATATCTCATTAAGTAGGGGTATGTCTTAGCGTGCTTATCCACTAATCATGTAATTATCATCTAACAAACTAGTATATATCAAGTTAATAAAACGCACAAGCAGTAAACATTGAGCCCGTGATTATAAACCTATTGCGTATTTCAATATGCGGATGGATTTTTAGGTTATCAACAATCTCTTTAATTTCGCAAGTTATTTACACCGTGTATcatgtataatataaatggatatttaatattaattgaatatcatATTTTGAATAGAGAAACAAttcttcataattatttttaggataAGAgtcatatttaattcaatatattAATCCTCTAAAAACGAATTAAACCAACTTCAATTGTTGCGTTTTTATTATCCTGCTTATTACCTTACTCACTTTACATTTTCTCAACATATTGACAtgcaatgcaaataaaaattaagtagcATAAAgaatacaaagataaaaaaaataatcttgtttaaagaaaactttttgtgatcaatttatatcaattaaaaaaaaagactacgGTACTCTTTGCGTCTAGTACGAATACTTGCTTCGCGTCCGTCGGGAATTCTTAGGGCTGGTTTACATAGTGTTTAGGAGAGTGCTTTAGTACAAATAGTAAGGCAAGTATTTTAGTAGACGGGCTAGTAAACGTTTATCTACATCTCTAGCCCTTCTAACCAAGTGGCGCATGTACAATGGTTTACATCTTACACCTGCAGAAAATGAAAATAGTCGAAGGGTAAAAAAGTGATTAATTTCCGTACATTTGAGCGTCATTAATAGACTTTAACTATAGATATTGTCGCCAGAATTAACAGCAGTGcctaggaaaaataaaataccgatgaaataagctaaagaaaaatatcgtcgctatttgttgttatagcggcatcagatatccataaaaaaatcaactgtttagctatcacggttcatgagataggTCCTGAGCGGACAAATGGTGGAGTTTCTGTAGATAGTTAGGTAAATTAGTCAATCAAGATAGTAAAGGGCTACCCTTTCGGTAAATAGAAACCGACCTATTTAGTCCAAAGGTAAGTCAAACCACACAACGTAGCGATTACTAAAGCACTCTCCTAAACACTAAGATGTAAACAGACCATTAGCTTCAGTGCGTAATTGGCGAGCAATTAGATGGGAGTAATACCGGCTTTTACGTTCGTATTAGCAGACGGTATGTGGCGCAACCACCACCGTTGTGGATCTAATCTGGCCGTTTCTTTATTGCATATCGCCTGACTGTTATCATCAATCAGCCTTCAGTTGACCTGCTCTGGTTTCTGTACTCGACTGGGCATTGATGGTCACTCATACTCTGTCAAGGTCAAGGTcttgaaatagataaaatgtGACAAGAGATACTTTCTTGATTCGATTTAATATGAGATATCGAAGCTGAATTCTTCCCCAAAATCGATTCTGGTTCTTTCCGTCTAGTTACTAACCCGGTCTAATTCAGATACCTATTAGCCATTCCTTTAGACATACATATTTGACTTGATTTTATGTCTTAAAAGTCGGCCgtcagatatttatttacatatctttttttgttctttgatATATACATTTGCTAAGTCTGTTTCACTATCGtgatttaacaaatatattttggcAGCTGTCACGGACATTGTCCCCTTTTCCACATCTTTATCTGGCTTTACCACCGTTTATGCTGCTCTTTAATCTAATTGCGGTCAGATAGTATTCGCTACGAGTAATTGTCTCAATCCGTAACCCAGCCATAACTAATTAAACGTGAAGAACTCAAAACAATTCGGAAAGTTGCTTCACAACTTTTTCCTTGTTATTCGTCGCCGCTCTGAAAAGATAGAATTTCATGGCAATTTTATGAGatgtgatttttattaattaatcgcACGAACGACCAAGAGATGTATCAATCCACAAAAAATTGCAACGATCTCACGCTAGCTTTACAAGTAATCGGAAATCGTTTGCAATTAAAGCAACGGTATGAGCgtgttatcatatttttatattaataacaactATTTGGAGTAGTTctttatttcaaagatttttcttttttgatgtttaaaacGAGTGTTCAATACCTCTCCGTTTAGTCGATCTAGGCAGTCTTAATTAAGCTCTTTGTTTCCTTAAGCACGACCGTTAAACACCGTAATTAAACGTTAGTTTACAAATTTTTCTTTCAGATTCATAAGTCGATTATAAACTGCATTAAAGTAAATTGAACGTTCATACTGCAAGATTACAAATTCCCTTCCACTCAGTTTGCGTAagagaaataagaaaaatactaataagatattttataagcAGGTTGCTTTCAAATAATGCGCTTTACAATGTTACGTTTATTGCTGTTTGCAAACAACATTGCTTACTGCAAATTTTATATGTGATATGTGCCGTGATAGTGAGCGCGATAACCTGGATTAAACATTTGTTGGTaatgtaatacaattataattggattgtgattattttgttatacttaaatattaggTAGTTACCTGAAATCTGTCACAGGCAACTTTAGCTGTATTTTCGTTTTGAGCTAGGGCTGCAAATGTGTTCAAATCATTGTCTCTTGAACAGTAAATAAAACCCCACCATGTTTGGATGACTTCTATAATTCTTGTTTAAACCTATAGAAATATTACCTATCAATAATGACTGTATATATTTTGCAACGGATGGTGTTTGCGGATTTAATTTTTCAGATAGTTTGAGATTCATTTctaagtttcatttcaatggttTTAAGCAGATTTTTGTCAAAAAGCAACTTGAAATATAATTgtgaaatgattttattaagttaCTGTTATTAAGTCGGTCgcaagaaatattaataagcatttaatttaattaaaaataaaatcgtctAATTGTTCCTGGAAGTAgagtgtaaaataatatttactgttgATTGGTGCTTGTATACCATACTTAGTTAACTGTTCACCTGTCGGCATCTAATGAGCGATTTGGTCTGAACACGGGACGGTTCTTTTTACGTGAACGTTCCCCGTGTGGCGTACTTTCTCTGCTTTCATCTCGAGACGGCTCGTAATTAGCTGGACTGGAATAATTTATTGCCAACATTATACACGGACCAAGGCCGTGACGTACAACTCTAATTCGCTGATATCATCGACTCTTTATTTATGTTCTACAGACAAAATTTTTGCTCTTCTTATAATTcttttcagttaaaaatacatatgtagAAATCTGTTGGCGTTCTGCAACAACATTCATTACTTGTTAAAATGCGGTTTTTAATTGAACAGCGATGCAATCATTAACAGATATGAATTCTTCGGAACCACCGTTTCTTTATTTCGTATGCAAAATAGCGATCGTCGCGTGAACATAGCTCTGTCGTAGGCTCTCGTGTTGTACGCTAATAATGCCAGTTCCTGTCCAGATCGATACTTACTAGAGCGATTGATTCGCGCTTCTCGCTTCTACACTCTATAATAGCTTCATGGAAtctctatatttttaattgttgttattaagCGTTTAAAACAAGTAAACTAAAAGAATTTGGTGAATAGGTTGGTGCTACGCCAGTGTGCAGCTTTGCTTGTCAGCTGAGGTAATGGACATTTGAATTCGATTGAATttgagtatttatattttaattattaagagcTTTTAGAATTGTTAATCTTTTGACACGTAACTCTACATCTCTTCTGTACCTACCTATATCGTAGTCTTTTTTCAttgagtatattatttttatcaagtcaATCAGCAATTAGTGTCGTTTTTGAATGTCAATTTTTCTCTACACCTTTAGGAACAAAAAATGACACTGACTTTTGAATAAGTGCTGTTTGTAAATGCAGCGGCAAGTTTATTGATTGAATATGTAGAACACAGAAAGCGGATAATTTGTACCCCTGGATTGTGAGAAATACAATGCCATCTTACGTTTAGCGTCACATCAATCTCGTTGTCATAAACAAGGCTTGCGGCGGCAGGCGTCAGGCATCGCGTTCCGCTGGGCGCATTGATTGACGACACACGGACACCCGATTGACTAAGTTTTCCCGCGATTTCCCTCGCGAGcccgctgcgcacgcgccgtcAGTCTGTGGTCAGCGAGCTAGCACGCACCGCTTATGTTCAATTTCTTTCGACGATGCATTTTGATATACAAATCTTCCTCCGAACTTCAATTCTTCCTTTATGGTGTTACATAAAGTGTTGACTATTGTTCTCTCAAAGGGTATTATGTGCTAATGTGATATATGATGTGTGTTATGTGTCGTTGACTACGGATTGTAATCATGTCTCTggatattatgtttttaactaaCGATAATTTGCGGCGAATGCGCAAGGAGCCACAGGTCTTAGGGCTCCGCTATCGGGTatgcatattttatatattactaaaattacaaaaatagccTATGTAAATGCGGAATTGAGACTGACTCGGGATTTTTAGTATAAATTTGGGTTTGTAAAAATACTggcaaaaatacttaaaaaaaacagtaatgtgggtcggtataataaattatgttcttacaaTTGTTAATGAagttaaaacttaattacagTACTATgctataaaatcaatttcaggAAGCATACAATCGCAATAAGATGAAAAAAGTCATTATTACAGTACTTTTCATGACTTATTTGATGTAGgcattttttctctttttcttcctgtatataatatgcaaattattTCTTGAGTATTCCAATGCATCCAagcgtattaaaaaaatatactgcataaaagaaaaaaccCCTTAAAGTTCATGAGTGTTCAAAATTCATCGTGAAATTATGTGGTTACCAAAATCCAATGGGATTGACAAAATGAATTGATCGTCCCATCAGAgtgaaaaaagaacaatatgATGATCTTGTTAATTCTTCGCTCTGTTTGCAATGATACATCTAAAtacgtgtttgtttttattaaaatatattttagtcgTAATTAGATAATTACagttgtatatttaaataatctatatgtatctaactttattttgtattaaattccTCTGGAGGTTACCTCCGCTTTCAGTAACAGTAGTAACAGGTTACAACGACCTCAGATTATATGCGCGTACGCAAAATATCTGATAATTGCACACATGAACAATTTTCCAATTAATTCGTCTCTATCTTTAACGTTCTTAAGGATATCCGTTATATACAGCCTTGGCCAAAAGTATTGAGCACCTTACAAATTTCGCTCGTTCACGGAAAGAATGAGAGTAAACCAAATCTATTGTTAAAGAATTCATTTGTCGGCCATCTACAAAGGTTTAAACAATGACCCACGCCGCACAGCTAGCAATAAAACACCTGGGtgcaataaaatgtgtttttacaatttttgtatttatttatcagttcgCTACCATCGCTCGTTGTGAACACATCCAGTGATCTAGTGCgccttttgtattttatttcagaagttTTAAGTGTTATCGTTGCAATATGCCAAAACAAAACGAACTTTCTTTAGAAAAACGTGTGCAGATACAGCTTCTGTATGAGCAAGGGAAATCACAAGTAGAGATTTCTAAAACTGTGAAATGTTCGCGCCGATCCGTGCAATATGCTATTCAGCGATTCTCTACTACCGGATCACATGAAAATAGACCGAGAACCGGGCGCAAACGCATCACCACAGACCGTCAAGATCGTCAGTTACTGAGAGAGTCGTTAAGAAATAGGAAAAAAACATCTTCAGAGCTCGCTGCTGAGTTGTCGGAACAAATTAAGAAGCCAATTTCTGCTCGAACTACTCGCAGAAGACTTCAAGAAGCTGGTCTGAAAGGCTGTAAAGCTAGGAAGAAGCCATGGCTCTCCGATAACATCAAAAAAGCTCGATTGAAATGGGCTTTAAAACACCGAACTTTCACCGCTGAAGATTGGTCAAATGTTGTGTGGTCAGACGAATCAAACTTTGAGGTGAGTAAGTCAATTTAATGCCctgatacaattttataaaatgttttaaaaaccaaacgcatagttgaatttattttagttttacagaactcaatatttttctctttattgcAGATTTTTGGTACACCTGGTGTGACCTTTGTGCGTCGCCGTGTGGGCGAAGAATTTAAGCCAGAGTGTGTGATCCCAACCGTTAAACACGGTGGAGGCAGCATAATGGTCTGGGGTTGCATGACAGATTCTGGAGTTGGCGAATTGTTCGTGTGTGAGGGTCGCATGGACTCTACTAAGTACATAAATGTACTAGAAACTGCATTACTGCCTTCATTCACGCAACTTTTTGGCGACACGAATATGGATGATGTCAAATTCCAGCAGGATAACGCGCCATGCCACAAATCTGCACGCACTATGAGATGGTTTCGGGAAAATAACACGGAACTGCTTGACTGGCCAGCTCAGTCTCCAGATCTGAACCCCATAGAACATTTATGGGGTTTATTAAAGCGCAGGGTTAGGCGCCACACAATCAACAACAAAGAAGATTTAAAACGCTGCCTGCGCCTAGAATGGAACTCGATTACTGTTGACGACTGTAAAAAACTTGTTAACTCTTTACCAAAAAGAATTTCTGCCGTAATTAAGGCAAAGGGTGGAcccacaaaatattaatgttctattaataaatagtaaaataaacccatataaaacgttttgttttatttctatttgataCTCCGCATAAAACTGAAAGATATCATGGGTGCTCAATACTTTTGGCCAAAGCTGTATTCCGCCATTATGTTACAGGGCCTTTCGAATGGCGTGGAAAACGATCAAAATACCGCGAACCTCCAACCGCATGAATCGTCGCACAAGCGGCTGTCGAACAGTTCGACCACCTCCAACCAGAGCTACGACTCTACCGTAGAGTACGCAGTGCCCAAGCACTCGTACAGCCAGCGCGGCGGCTCGCTGCGCGCCAGCGACCTCAGCGACAGCTCCGAGCTCGCCACCTACGGCCAGCAGAAGACCACCAACCCTCTGTTCGGCGTCAACGCCGCGACGCACTACGCGCCCGGCGCCATAACCGCCTCCCAACACGAAGCTATCAACGAAACAAGCAAACACTACGAAAGAACGAGTCTACCGAACGGCGTCAGAAAAGCGCCCGAGGGCCAAGACAATGACGTCATCAAAAACGAGGACGCCTTAGACGGTAGGAAAGAGGTGATAGTGAGCCCCAACCAGATCGCGATCACTGAAGGAGGCACCGCGACCTACACCACAGACAATAATGGTAAAATCAATGTTCATGTCACCGTCATGATTAACGCAGGTAATTATATGCATCCTTACGAACTCAAATTGATCGTAACAGCACATCTAATATACATACGTAATATAGCACAGTTTATAACAAGTTTAAATCTGTAAAGTTAATCTAACAGTTCTGCACAGTGatggtttataaatataatgaaggTTGGGACTGTGTGCCGGTTTCCAGAATTGACACTCTCGAGGATGCATATTGAGGCAAGCTGTCTCTCATAGTAGTTGCATGCTGGTAGTAGCGTGTGGGTCTTAGTGTTCCTTTGTTGTGCTATTCGTTACTGGGACttcttaaatcattttatttctattgaatGTTGAGTGCACGTATATTTCAAAACTCACCTTCTCTTTGGTTATCTATCTGTTCCGTTGACTGCACTATTTCTAAAGTGAATTTCCGAATCTTTAATCTTTTGTAGATGTTACgatttttaatctcatttgTTTTGCGTAATCTGTAGAATTGCTTTAATGAAGATAAGCATTAAATGTTTACTAACAATTTAAGAGTAACGTGCCATAATTACAGTtgagaaactaaataaaagatCATTGTAACAGCTATGCTTATCTCATAaagtgtttatgttttttttcttgcgGCGAGATGTAAACGCGGTGCTATACATAGTGGTTCGCGTTCCAGGCACACTCGCAGATTTGAAGAAGCAGCGAGCTCAGATCCGGACGAACGGCAGTCCGGTGGAGAGCAGCCTGACGTCGACGAACAACCACAGCCTGAACTCGGTGTCGGAGGCCTCGAAGCAGGACATGCCGGTGCAGCTGAACCCGCTGAGCCTGGcgcccggcgccgccgccgTCCCGCGCTTCGCCGGCAACACCAGCGACGTGGTCGGCGACTCGCGCTCCCACAGGTGCTGTATCATCATGTAACAGACTCTAACACCGCCACAGGAATTGTGTGTTCCCATAGTTATAGTACGGATGCCCCGAGAAGCGCGTGTCGATATAATGTGATCGTGGTAAGCGTACAAGTCTGATTGTcattccaaaataatttttgaacggCTTTTGGATCACTCGGACGATTGACTTTTTACGGTTCGCTATTGCCTAAGAAATGTGATTTGGCTAAGATGAGATTTTAgaggatatttttttagtttactgtGACTGATACAGTTTTTTCACCGATCAAAGAGTCAATCGACGTTTGTTGGTCCGGTAGAGAAGATAACCTAATATATTGAACGCCGATAGAGTATTGCCATGATTGCTCACAAAGCAAGGGCTTGCCAATGGCTGGAAATAGTGTGATAGATAAATAAGAGCTCAACAACTATTGTATTTTTAGCGTTAAGGAAACTATGCGGTtgctaatattttatgtagtgTTAGAAGTGAATCCTATACTGCAGTTATGtcatatatttaagtattgtaTTATAGTTCGCGCTCGTCTTATTTCCTGAACATTccaatatttaatactttgttgaaatattatttaatgtaaataatttaatttcattgtaaatgtcaatgttacagatattgttattatcatttaattttaatgttacatagAATGCATAATACGCATTGAACAGAACAAACCATGGAACGCAATAATAAATGATCGTATCGATTGTTCGCAAGTGCCTCAGGAATTGGTCTACCGCAAAAATCTATGTCAAACAtagactaatttaattaaatatcatttatttattacaaaactaataaattattgaataataattattaagtaaattattaatatctatttcaCGTAACAAAAGTGATACATCATTTTATTCTTAATGTGCAGTTGACCGCACGTCA
This sequence is a window from Trichoplusia ni isolate ovarian cell line Hi5 chromosome 15, tn1, whole genome shotgun sequence. Protein-coding genes within it:
- the LOC113501542 gene encoding protein phosphatase 1 regulatory subunit 16A isoform X3, encoding MSISKMEHADLVSEMAQVEHLTTQERLHLARRRRMQQLKLWQQREKEWARSRAKREKSNKRSIYFSDSVMLLEAAARNDIDEVRRLLSRGVTPDATNEDGLTALHQCCIDNNEAMMRLLLDNGANVNAEDSEKWTPLHAAATCGNLNLVRILIQRGANLLAVNGDGNMPYDICEEERTLDAIESEMAARGVTQRLIDDTRASTEMKMLRDVDDLVKGGMDLDEPRDSQGATLLHIASANGYIKVVEYLLEHRASTDVVDHDMWQPVHAAACWGHLEVLELLVQYGADLNVRNKHDETPADICEEGEVRARIVRLAADQEELRRHAAAGRLRTARRSSSSASTSRVRSVRRTSLREKQLTAKADVRGEARLRETFDSAVDDELQGLSNGVENDQNTANLQPHESSHKRLSNSSTTSNQSYDSTVEYAVPKHSYSQRGGSLRASDLSDSSELATYGQQKTTNPLFGVNAATHYAPGAITASQHEAINETSKHYERTSLPNGVRKAPEGQDNDVIKNEDALDGRKEVIVSPNQIAITEGGTATYTTDNNGTLADLKKQRAQIRTNGSPVESSLTSTNNHSLNSVSEASKQDMPVQLNPLSLAPGAAAVPRFAGNTSDVVGDSRSHRCCIIM
- the LOC113501542 gene encoding protein phosphatase 1 regulatory subunit 16A isoform X1, with protein sequence MSISKMEHADLVSEMAQVEHLTTQERLHLARRRRMQQLKLWQQREKEWARSRAKREKSNKRSIYFSDSVMLLEAAARNDIDEVRRLLSRGVTPDATNEDGLTALHQCCIDNNEAMMRLLLDNGANVNAEDSEKWTPLHAAATCGNLNLVRILIQRGANLLAVNGDGNMPYDICEEERTLDAIESEMAARGVTQRLIDDTRASTEMKMLRDVDDLVKGGMDLDEPRDSQGATLLHIASANGYIKVVEYLLEHRASTDVVDHDMWQPVHAAACWGHLEVLELLVQYGADLNVRNKHDETPADICEEGEVRARIVRLAADQEELRRHAAAGRLRTARRSSSSASTSRVRSVRRTSLREKQLTAKADVRGEARLRETFDSAVDDELQGLSNGVENDQNTANLQPHESSHKRLSNSSTTSNQSYDSTVEYAVPKHSYSQRGGSLRASDLSDSSELATYGQQKTTNPLFGVNAATHYAPGAITASQHEAINETSKHYERTSLPNGVRKAPEGQDNDVIKNEDALDGRKEVIVSPNQIAITEGGTATYTTDNNGKINVHVTVMINAGTLADLKKQRAQIRTNGSPVESSLTSTNNHSLNSVSEASKQDMPVQLNPLSLAPGAAAVPRFAGNTSDVVGDSRSHRCCIIM
- the LOC113501542 gene encoding protein phosphatase 1 regulatory subunit 16A isoform X2 codes for the protein MEHADLVSEMAQVEHLTTQERLHLARRRRMQQLKLWQQREKEWARSRAKREKSNKRSIYFSDSVMLLEAAARNDIDEVRRLLSRGVTPDATNEDGLTALHQCCIDNNEAMMRLLLDNGANVNAEDSEKWTPLHAAATCGNLNLVRILIQRGANLLAVNGDGNMPYDICEEERTLDAIESEMAARGVTQRLIDDTRASTEMKMLRDVDDLVKGGMDLDEPRDSQGATLLHIASANGYIKVVEYLLEHRASTDVVDHDMWQPVHAAACWGHLEVLELLVQYGADLNVRNKHDETPADICEEGEVRARIVRLAADQEELRRHAAAGRLRTARRSSSSASTSRVRSVRRTSLREKQLTAKADVRGEARLRETFDSAVDDELQGLSNGVENDQNTANLQPHESSHKRLSNSSTTSNQSYDSTVEYAVPKHSYSQRGGSLRASDLSDSSELATYGQQKTTNPLFGVNAATHYAPGAITASQHEAINETSKHYERTSLPNGVRKAPEGQDNDVIKNEDALDGRKEVIVSPNQIAITEGGTATYTTDNNGKINVHVTVMINAGTLADLKKQRAQIRTNGSPVESSLTSTNNHSLNSVSEASKQDMPVQLNPLSLAPGAAAVPRFAGNTSDVVGDSRSHRCCIIM